GCTGAAAAGGTAACTCTTGAACAGCCACAACAAGAATCTGGTCAGGTCAACCTTTCTTGGAATTTGGTGGGCGAGAATGACCCATATTTGGTGGCAATTGTGCGTGACGGTGAAATGATTGATCAGTTGTTTGACCTTACAAAACATGCTTATCGAGATATCAATGTAACTAACGGAAAAACGTATACGTATGAAGTTCGGATATACGATAAAGCCGGAAACGTAGTAAAATCCAATACAGTAACCATCAAACCAGAGTTAGTTACTGTGAAAGTAACGTTTAAAGTGAATGCACCCGCCTATACACCTCAAGGCATTTATATTACAATGCCGGGAAGTAAAAATGGCTGGAATACAGGTGCTTGGCAGATGACTCGCGCAGGAGCAGTCACCAACGATTATGAATATACGGTGGAAGCACAGGAGGGTGAAGTACTAACTTACAAATACGTGAAAAATGGTACCTGGGATCAAGAAGGTCTACCCGATCATACTGCAGCAAACACATCAGATGATGACATCAGCTATTATGGATATGGAGCACAGGGCACTGATCTTTCAGTAGTGGTAACTAACCAAGGAGGTAATCAAATGGTGGTACAAGATAAAATTGTTCGCTGGATTGATTTACCTGTGGTGGTGACATCTCATACTGATGGACAAACAGTATCAAGCGACAGTATAACCTTGCAAGGAAATGCGATTAAGGACGGGGTCCTTTCGATTAACGGTGAGCCTGTTACTATTAATAGTGATATGACTTTCTCTCACACGATTAACCTAAAAGCAGGTGAAAATAATGTAAGTATTCATATTGAACCATCTGAAGTTAGTAAAACAAAGATTTTTAAAGATGATGGTGGAGCCATTGCTAAAGCGACTAAAACCATTAATTTAACAATTAATAAGAAATAACTAGGAGGCTTCTATCCTTTCATTAGGATAGAGGCCTTTTTGCTTCCACTAAATCAATTTGTCATAGTGCAACCATCCATAAATAATTAATATTCCTATCATATATGGGTCATATTACAAGGGAGTTTTATGTTGAAAAGATAAAGGATGAATATAGTGGAAACATTAATTATTCCTATGCTTAGAACAGGTTTTGCTTATTTATTATTATTGGCAGTTTCAATCTGGATAGGTAAACAAGTAAATTCTCATAACAACCACTATAATTTTGCATTATCGATAACGCTAGGTTCTTTTATTGCAAATATGGGGTTTGATACATATTTAAAGTTAATTCCAATGTTCGCATCGTTCATTGTATTAATTATAATGTATTTTTTTACTTCATTGCTTGCAAGCAAGAGTAGACGTTTTAGGCTTTGGCTTTCAGGAGAGCCTACTGTTATCATTGAAAATGGAAAACTTTTAGATGTTAATATGAAGAAAATAAGATATTCACTTGATGATTTGAACCAACAATTAAGAGAACAAGGAATATTTGACATAGTTGAAGTAGAGTTTGCCTTATTAGAGGTTAGTGGTAAGTTATCTGTTTTGAAAAAATCAAAATATCAAAATGTAACGAAGAATGAAGTGGTTCCAGCTATTCAAAAGAATGAGGTACACATTCCTATAGAATTAGTGATGGATGGAAAGATAGTTGAGAAGAATTTTACTACCAAGTACTCTAGTGCATGGCTAAAAAAGGAATTAGAATCTCAGAACCTGCAACTGAAAGACGTT
The window above is part of the Bacillus sp. SORGH_AS_0510 genome. Proteins encoded here:
- a CDS encoding DUF421 domain-containing protein produces the protein MNIVETLIIPMLRTGFAYLLLLAVSIWIGKQVNSHNNHYNFALSITLGSFIANMGFDTYLKLIPMFASFIVLIIMYFFTSLLASKSRRFRLWLSGEPTVIIENGKLLDVNMKKIRYSLDDLNQQLREQGIFDIVEVEFALLEVSGKLSVLKKSKYQNVTKNEVVPAIQKNEVHIPIELVMDGKIVEKNFTTKYSSAWLKKELESQNLQLKDVQYAVILTNGTLFIDLYNDHLNSPLDVE